CAATATGCACAAAGTTACTGCTGGGGTAGTATCCTACACCACCGGCGCGCAGAGATAACGCCGCTTTGCGAATATTGCTTAACGAAATACCTTCGATATGAAAATCCATGGCCTGGCCTTTGGTGTGGTAGCTGTGCTTAGCCACGCCGCGGCTTTTGGATCGCAGTTCGTTGTTGGTATCAACGGAACGATAGCCGGAGATCAGCTGTACCGGTTTACGGGTGCCGAGCAGCCCCTGCAAACGGAAAAGCTGGTCAAATAAACGGGGATCAATCGCTTTTACCTTATTCGCCCGGTAATCACGAAAGAAATGATTAAGCTTTGCTAATTCATCCTGAATATAGCCCCGGCCATCGAAAAACTCGGCCTTAATGGATTCGCCAGTATGTAAATTATTGAGCGTAAGAATACGCGGTCGTGGCGTCGACAGGGTAGCAAATGCAGGCGTGGGCAGTATCGCAGCGCCTAAAGCGGCGCCGCCAATCGTCAGCAGTTTGCGGCGATGAGCGTCAATTTTATCCATGATATTCAGGTCTACAATCAAATGAACAATAACTATGCACTTCTGGCGCACGAGTGGCACCTTAACCGCCAGCCGGAGGGGAGTCAATACGGGTCAAAGGCGCGAATAACGGGCCTTTTTTTACGTTTGGCCCGTTTTCGCTTCACATAGAGCAGGTTAAGTCCGCGGAATTAAACCTGTTAGCGGATCAGTTGTTCCACTTTTGGGAGGATTTGTGCGCCCGATCGCGCGGTGTGATCGTAATTGTAAATATCTGTACGATATTGCGGACGCCCGTCCTCGCCGATAAACGCGGTCAGATAATAGAGGTTCACCGGAATGGTCTGTGGAATATTCACGTAGCGCGTATTCCCCTCTTTCAGCGTCTGCGAAATGCGCGAATCATTCCAGCCCGCATCCTGCAGCAGCATATTGGCCAGTTCAGAAGCTTTATTCACACGCACGCAGCCGGAGCTGAGCGCCCGTGCATCGCGCTGGAAGAGATTATGGTTCGGCGTATCGTGCAGATAGATAGCGTCTGAGCTCGGCATGTTGAACTTATACCGCCCGAGCGAGTTATGAGCACCCGGCGCCTGCTGGAAACGGAATGGCAGATTAGACGGCGTAATTGTCGCCCAGTCCACCATCCATGGATCCACGACATCCGCGTTACTTCCCCAGCCGTTCAGCACCGTATAGCCGTGGCTCTCCAGATACCCTGGGTCATTCCAGACTTTCGGCAGAATATCTTTGCGGGCGAGCGTTGGCGGCACGTTCCACGGCGGATTGACCACCACGTTATTGAGCGCGCTGCTCATCAGCGGCGTTTTGCGATCCGGTCTGCCGACGATAACGCGCGACGCCAGCACCTGATTGCCATTCTGGTAATAAACCAGCGAATACTCGGGAATATTTACCATGATGCCGGTGCTGAGTTTGCCGGGCAGCAGGCGCAGACGCTGGATATTGAGCGCCAGCAGCGCCGCGCGCTGCGCGGGCGTCACGTTCAGCCAGTCGCGGGTGGACTGACCGATAACGCCATCTGCGCCCAGCCCCTGCCATTTCTGAAAACGTTTGACCGCCGCGACCAGATCTTTATCGTAAACCGCGCGCGCCGGTTTCGGCGTACTACGGGTCTGGCTTGCGGTTTGCGGGGCCGCCGACGGGCTGACCACGCCGTTGTTATCGCCCGGCAGCGCAATATCCGGGCCGCCATCCAGCATGCCGGTACGCTGTAAAATCTCCTTCAGCGCCGGAATATCGCTGCTCCACTGGCCGGGGCGCAGTTTCTCTTTGCCGGTCATTTGCGGCCACGGACGGGTATCCGCCACCAGTTGCAACAGCGAGGCGTGCATCGCCGCATACTGCGGATGCGCGGGGGCGAGAGAGCGCACAAACGCAGGCACAGAGCCGTTATCCAGCGCGACCTGCCACTGGTTCAGCACGTTCAGCGCGGGCATCTCCAGCTTGTACGGTTTTTCGCTGTAGAGCCAGCGGTTGCCCTGGCTTGGGATGCCAGAAATAAAATGCAGATACCCCACCATCGCGTCGCTCAGCACGATATCGCGCGCGAGCCCCGTCACGGCAGGATTGGCCAGTTGCTCCACCCAGGCGGTAAATTGCGGCTGGAAGCCAGCAAGCGCCACTTCAGCCAGTTGCTGCTGGAATGCCTGAACCGCGTCGCGGTTCTCCCACAGCGGTTTAAGATCGCGGGCGGCGTATAGCCCCACCAGCGCATTCATGTAGACCGGCGTGAAGCCCGCTGGAAGCGCCGCCTGTAACTGCGTGCGTGCGCTCGCAAGACGGCTTGCGGCATCAGGTGCCGTATTCGCCGCCAGAAAAGCCATGCCCGGAGACAGCGCCAGTGGCTGCGCGCTGAGCATGGTAATACTGTCGTTGGCGATCAGTTCCGGTTCATCGGCATACGCGTTAAACAGTGGAGCGATACTGAGAGCCAGGCACACATACAGTGCTGACCGTCGAAAACCATGCATATTCTTAAGCACCATCCCTTGCCCCCTGTTTTTCAGAATAATTCGGCACTCAGGCTTATTGTGAGTATATAAACAGAAAAAATCATTTGCCTGATCGAATGTAAAGAAGTTTAAAGATTTGCCGGACAAAAAGAAAGCGGGCCGAAGCCCGCTCTGTGAGTTGATGACGTTACGAGACTTCAGCCGGTCCCGGCAGCGCATCGGCTGGCGGGGCGGCAAAGCCGCGCAGGCCAACCACATGCACATGCTCGTGGTTCTGGAAGACTTTACGCACCAGCTTGTAGGTCGTGCCTTTTTCCGGGCTGATGTTCTCCGGTGCCGCGATGATGAGCTGCATCTGCAGGCGTTCGCACAGTTCAAACAGCGTGGCGATGGAGCGAGCATCCAGACGTGCCGCTTCGTCGAGGAACAGCAGACGGCATGGCGAAATGTCTTTGCCGCGCAGGCGACTGGATTCATCTTCCCAGCTCTGCACGACCATCACCAGGATAGACATCCCCGTACCGATCGCCTCACCGGTAGAAAGCGCGCCGCTTTCTGCGCGCAGCCAGCCGTCGGAGCCACGGTTAACCTCAACTTCCATCTCCAGATAGTTACGGTAGTCGAGCAGCTCTTCGCCGATGGTCTGCGCGGTACGCTGGCCCATGTCGATTTGCGGATTCAGGCGCTGCCAAAGTTTCGCCAGCGCTTCTGAGAACGTCAGGCGGTTGCTGTTAAACAGATCCTGATGCTGCTCGTGCTGCTCGGCAAGCACTTCCAGCAGTGTGGCATGGCTTTCACGCACGTTAACGTTCAGACGCACGCTGTTGACCTGGCCGAACGACACGCTCTGCAGGCCCTGGTTGAGCATACGAATGCGGTTCTGCTCGCGCTGGATCGTCTTGCGAATAATATTCGCCACGCTGCGGGAGCTGATGGCGAGCTTCTGTTCGCGTGAGGTAAGCTCTTCCGTCAGGCGGCCCAGCTCAATTTCCATCTGTTCAATCGCCTCGACCGGATCGTCGGTGCGGATAATATCCTGGCGGATACGCTCGCGCAGATGCTGATACACGGCCACGAAGAACTGGATTTTGCGCTCAGGGCGTTTGGGGTCTTCAGACAGGCGCAGCACGTCGCGCAGATGTTCGTTATCCGCCACCGCCAGACGCAGCGCGCCGAGGGCTTTATCCGACATCGAGCGAAGATCGTCACCGGAGTGGTACGCCAGCTCGCGGCGGTGCAGACGGCGTTCAACGCCATTGTCTTTCACCATACGCATCACCGCGCACCAGCCCGCTTTGGCACTGACCACCTGCTCACGCATCTCGTGGTAGTTACGCTCCAGACGCTTCAGGCTGCGGGTCAGGTTGTCCATCTCCGCTTCGCACAGCGTCAGCTGTTTCTCCAGCTGATTACGGCGCGAACGGTTGTTACTGAGGCGCGTATGCAGTTCGTCGCGACGCTGGCGGGCGCGCTCTTCGGCTCCGGCATCGGCGCGCACGCCGATATCCTGCAGTTCACGTTGCAGATCGCCCAGCAGCTCTTTTTTAGTATCGAAGGAGCTTTTCAGCGAGGCCAGCACCTGATGATACTGGCTGAGCTTCGCGGCGTGGGTACGCAGCGCTTCGCGGGCGCGGGTACGCTCGGCTTCCGCCTGCTCCAGACGCTGGCGCAGTTTCTCGTTGAGATCGGTGTTGCCATTGAGCATTTGCGCCGAATCGCTGTAGCTAAAGTGCGCGCGACGCTGCACCACTTCGCTTAACGCAAAGGCCTGCTGACGGGCGTCGCGCTGCGTCTGGCGCGCCTGCTCATAATCCTGTTTGAGCTGGTCGAACTGCTCTGGGTCGCTCTGCAGTACCGACGCCACCGGCTCCAGTTTCGCCAGCGCATTGCCGTGCTGAGACAGGAAACGCGCGGCGTCCTGGGCTTCTGCCAGGCGCTCCTGAATTTCCTCCACGCGGTCGGCCAGGCTGTCATCGGCCAGCAGGCTCAGGCGCGGCAGCAGGCGGTTAAGCTGAGCCACGCCCTCTTTCGCCTGTTCAAACTGCACGCGCTGCTGCTGGTTATCGTTTTCGTGCTGGCTGATGGCGCGCTCGATTTCGCTGCGGCGCGTGTTGAGCTTACGGATTTCCGCTTCCGGATCCGCCTCAAACGCCACGGCGAGATGCTGGCCGACAAAACGGCTGAACGCCTGATGCAGGCGCTGCGTTTTCTGTACGTCGAAAGAGAGCGTCGCGTAGCGTTCAGAGAGCGCCTCGCGCTCGGCATGCAGGCTCTCGATGCGGCTTTCGCGCGCGGCGCGGCCAAACAGCGGCACCGACGGGAAGCGGGAATAGCGCCACTGGCGCTCGGCCACTTTCACCACTACCGCTTTTTCCAGCTCTTCAACGCTGAAGACGCTGTCATCGAAGGACTGCGGATCGCCTTCGATCAGGTAGAGATCTTCCGGGCAATCTTCAAGGCCGTCGAGCAGATCGCGCACGCGCGACAAATCCGGCACTACAATCGCATGGCGCGACGGGCCGTAGAGCGCAGAGAAGTACGGCGCGTCGTCAAACGATACGTCGTCGTAAATTTCAGAGAGCAGTACGCCGCCGAAGCGCTCCGCCAGCGCATTCAGGCGTGCGTCTTCGGCACCGCCCGGCTGGCTTAAGCGTTCAATTTCTTCGTCCACCGCCCGCTTACGCGCGCCCACTTCGTCACGTTCAACGATGGCTTCGCGCTCGCGCTCCAGCAGTTGCTGGAGGTATTCGGTGACCTGCTGGCCGGACTCAAACGTCTCGCCGCTCTGTTCGCTAATCTGATTGAGGCTGTTTTGCGCCGCAAGCCAGGCCGGTGCATGGCTGGTGAGCGTCTTAACGCGGCTCTGGATCTGCTCCAGCTCCTGGCGCAGCGACATGCGCTGTTCACCCGCCTGCGAAACGCTGTCGGAGAGCGCCGCGATGCGGGCTTCCAGCTCATCGTTCAGCGCTTCGAGATCTTCCGGGTCATACTCTTTGCCCTGGCGTTTGCAGAACTCGGCCAGCAGGCGCTCGGCGTCCTGCTGTTCACGCAGGCGCTGTTCCAGCTCGGAAAGACGCATACGCAGCGGCTGCACCTGTTCGGCCAGATGGCGCTGCTGACTGGCGTCGCGCAGCAGTTCGCGTGCCACGTCCCAGGCTTCCGCGCGGCTCACCGGGCCGTTAATGCTGGCGACCAGCTGATAAGCCTGTTCAAACTGGCTATGCGCGGTCTGCGCGACGCTCATTTTCTGCTCAAGCGACAGCAGGCGTTCGGTGGCCTCCTGCTCTTTGGCCTGGAAGGTATCCAGCCATTCAGCGGCGCTGTCGGCGCTCAGATCCGGCAGATGGCACAGCTCACGGGCGCGCTCCAGCGCGGTGAGCGCCTGCTGGTACTGAATGGCGCGGGTCTGCTGCACGTCAAGCGCCTGCTGATAGTCGGCAAGCTGGCTTTTGAGTTCGTCGACTTCAAGCTCGGCGGCTTCCGCGCGGGCTTCGTTCTCTTCTTGCTGCTCGGCCGCTTCCGCCACCACTTCGCTCTGCTCTTCCAGGCGAATCTGCAGCTCTTCGAGGTCAGCCTCGTAGCGCTCGATTTTCTCCTGCTGGCGCAGCGCGGTTTGCACCAGATTCAGGTGATCGCTCGCCGCCTGATAATCGGTTTCGAGATCGCCTTCAGCCCCCGCGTGCTCGGAGAGCTCGCGCGCCATATCGACATGCTTATACTGCTCGGCGGCAAGCTGCTTGCGGCTGCTGAACAGCTCGCGGCGCAGCTCCAGCGCCTGATCGAGATGAATACGCCGCTCGTTGGCGTGGCGCATGTAATCCGCCGCCACATAGTTAGTGGCTTCGGAAATCAGGTGTTTGAAGAGATCGCGGTCCGACTGGGTGACACGGATAGCTTCCAGCGTCATGCGGTTTTCGCGCAGCGCCGCTTCCATATCCTGGAACGCTTTACGCACGCCGCCGTTTTCCGGCAGCAGGTAGTCGCGAAGCGAGCGGGTGATGGCGCTGGAGATCCCGCCGTACAGCGAGGCCTCAATCAGACGGTAATATTTGCTGCGATCGGACGCTGAACGCAGACGGCGCGCCACCACGCCCAGATCGAACATTAATGAGTGGTAATCGGTGATGGAATTGAACTGCTTAAGCTGCACGCCTTCCATCGTGTCGATTTTATCTTTCAGCTCGTTGAGGCTCAGCACGCGCGCCTGACGCTCGTTCAGCGTTTCCGTCAGCAGTTGTGTGGGCAGAATCGCGCTCGGCAGGCCCTGAATGGCGAACGGTTTGATGTCTACTTTACGGTCGCGTCCGGCGACCTGTTGCAGACGCACGCCCACCAGCACGCGCTGATGGCGGGAGTTGACGACATCCAGCACCGAATAACAGACGCCCGCTTTCAGTTTGCCGTGTAGCCCCTTATCGCGCGAGCCGCTGGTCGCGCCCGCCTCGGTGGTGTTACGGAAGTGCAGCAGTGTGAGATCCGGAATCAGCGCTGTGACGAACGCCGCCATCGTGGTCGATTTACCCGCCCCGTTACCGCCGGAAAGCGTGGTGACCAGCTCGTCGAGATCAAACGTGCGGGCAAAAAAGCCGTTCCAGTTGATAAGCGTTAGCGAGCGAAACTTACCGCGTTCAATCATTGTCATCCTCCGCGTTATCCTGCTGGGTATCGTCGTTCTCATCATTGAGCTGCAGATGGCTTTCCACCGGCATCGCTTCGCCGTCGCGGATCATGCGCAGTTGCGCCTCGCGCGGATCGTCGCCAGCGCGCACGTCCGCGCCGAAGCGAAACACCGACTCGGTGATGCGGAATTTGCTGCTGTCATGGCCCATAAACCAGACCATGCCCAAGCGGCGCAGGCGGCTTAACGATGAGCGCACTTTTTCCTGCAGTTTCTGGCGGTCGAGATCGGAGCCGGTTGAGCGGTTGTTTACAAGCTTCAGCAGCTTGGTTTCATCCGCCAGCGCCATCAGCTCGTCATAGAGTTCCTGCTGGGTGAAGATACCCTCGTTCGCCAGACGCTCCGGGCTGAGATAGAGATAACAGAGGATTTTGCCCACCATCATATCCAGCTCGGAGAGCACCGAGCGCGGGATAAGCGTCGTGGAGCGTGGACGCAGATAGAAAAAGCCTTCCGGCGCGCGGATAAGCTCGACGTTATAGCGGCTGTAGAACTCTTCCAGCTCGCCCTGGTAATCCATCAGAAAAGCGTGATTATCCAGCTCGTCCAGGCCAATGTGACGCCCGGCGCGCAACTGGCTGTCGAGCGCCGGAAACAGCGGATTCGCGAGCGCGAGCGCCAGCTTCACTGGCATCACGTGTTCAATATTTGTCGATGACATTCGCCTGTACCTTGGCTCCATAATCATTAATGGGCTGCCACTTAGCTGGCAGGCCGGTAAAGTCCGCTTCAGCGACGCCCAGGCGCACCGCCTGGTCTACCACGATGCGCGCCACGTCAAAGTGGCGGGCTCGCGGGAACTGGGTCAGGTAATCGCGCATCACGACGCTCAGGTCGAGCGGCTGCTGACGCTCCCGGTAGACGTTGAGCTGGGCCTCAATCATCGCCGCCAGTTGTTCGCGGATCTCGTTAAACTCTTCGAACTCCAGATCCGGCGGCAGTTCGCCGGTCACTTCTTCATCGCGCAGCGTCATCTCTTCATCGCGCATATCGAGCAGGCGATCGGCGCTGGCGTAAGTGAGCGCCCAGGGCGCATCAAAGTAGTTCTGCACCGACTGGCGCAGACGCTGGGCGAAGACGCGGTTTTTATCCATATCGATAGCGGTACGGATAAATTTATGGACGTGGCGGTCATAGCCAATCCACAGGTCAATCGCCTGCTGACCCCAGCTGATAATACGGTCAAGCTTGCTTTGCAGGTCATACGTCAGACGGTCGACGAAATGAAGATCGTCGCGGCCAAGCGTCGCTTCCTGAATTTGCAGAAGGTTGGCCTGCAGCTTATCGCCCGCCGCCTCCAGCGTATCCTGCAGTTCGCGCAGCGTGCCGGAGGTCTCTGAAAGCAGCAGTTCGCAGCTGGAGATCGCCGCGCGCCAGTCTTTATTCAGCAACTGGGCGATATCGTCTTTCACCAGCTGTTGCTGCTCATCCATGATGCGCTGGGTGAGATCGATACTGTCGAAAATTTCCGCAACGGAGTATTTCAGCGGCGCGTAAACGTTGCGGTGCCAGTGGAACTCGTCGCCGCCTTCCTGCGCGGCGTCCGCGGCGCGCTTGAGCTCGCTTGCCACGATGGAGAGCTGCATCGAGAGACGCAGCGTGGAGAATTCGCGCTGGCGGATGTAGTAATCAGTGATGCCGATGCCAAGGGGCGTCAGGCGGTAAATCGCGTTGCCCTCCGCCTGCTCGCTGGTAAAGCGGTTGAGCAGGCGCTGGCGCACCATATCGTTGATGGCGTTGTTGGCGCGCTGGGTGACCGTTTCCGTGGATTGCTCGAAGGCGTCGCTGACGTGGCGAAACGCGTCCACCAGCTCCCCTTCGCTCATTTCGCCATCCAGCCTTTCGCCGTTCAGCGTGGCGATAGCCAGCAAAAAAGCCAGCCTGTCTACCGGAAGCTGGATCGAAAAATCGTTTTTTCTGGCCCAGGCAACCAGTTCAGGGACTGTCTGGGAAAAAGTACTCATAATTTATCCTTGGATCTCCGGCTTAAACGCAGTGACATGGATGTATCGGCCCAGGCTCACCCAGGGCTCCTGTCGGCAGTAACGCGTTTCAAGCTCAAGCAGCGTCTCATACTCGTCGCGCTGCTGATGTTTTTCACGCAGATAGTCATGAAACACCCGCACGCCGGTTTTGCTGTGGATCTGCCAGCCCATCTCTTCAAGCCAGCGATAAACCTGCTGCGGCTCGCGCGGATAATCCGGCGAAAGAGTGCGTTTTTTCTTTTTGGGCATGCCCTGCTGCACATACGCGAAGTTGCCCGCCACCATGTTATGCATCAGAAGGCCGTTGGCGTTGTAGAACATCAGCGAGAGCGCGCCGCCCGGCGCCAGACATTCCCATAAATGACGCAGCGCCGCCTGCGGATCGGCCACCCATTCCAGCACAGCGTGAAACAATATCAGATCAACCGGGCTTTCCAAATGCTGACCCGCTTCCTGCGCGGCGCATTGTACAAAATGCATGTTGCCGCTCACACCTTTCTCCTGCGCCGCCTTTTGAGCACGAGCTATCATTTCCGCGGAGAGATCGCACAACACCACCTGATGACCCCGCTGCGCAATGCGACACGCGGTTTGCCCTTCGCCACCGCCTGCATCCAGTACGCGCAGTGGACGGTCAGGCAACAGGCCTAACAACGCGTCGAGATCCTGCCAGAGGATAGCCTGACGCAACTGGCCTTTTGTTGTACCGTAAATGTTGCGCGCAAACTTTTCGGCGATGTCATCAAAATTGCGATCCCGCATGGGCACACTCTCCAGGTGATAAGCGCATCCGGCAAAACCGCTATTTTGTCACAGCCGGAGGGAGAATGAACCCATCTCGCGTAAGATAGGCCACGTTTACCTGCCGTATGGTTAAAAAAGGACCCATAACCGATGCTTTTTATTCTGAAAAAACTCACCGGCACGCTGCTGCTGCCGCTGCCATTTCTGCTGCTGATGATGGGCATCGCGCTTGCGCTGCTGTGGTTCACGCGCTTTAAACAAAGCGGCAAGGTTTTAATGACGGCAAGCTGGGTTATTTTGCTGCTGTTAAGCCTGCAGCCGGTAGCGGATGGGCTGCTGAAACCGGTGGAAGATGACTACCCGACCTGGAACGGTCAGAAAGCGAATTACATTGTGGTGCTGGGCGGCGGCTATACCTGGAATGACAAATGGGCACCGAGCTCTAATCTCGTCAATAACAGCCTGCCGCGCGTGACTGAAGGCGTGCGTCTGTGGCTTGCAAACCCCGGCGCGAAAATGGTCTTTACCGGCGCGCGCGCCACCACGAATCCGGTCAGCACCGCTGAAGCAGGTGCCCGCGTGGCAGAAAGCTTAGGCGTACCGCGCACCGATATCATTACGCTTGATTCCCCAAAAGATACCGAAGAAGAAGCCGCAGCGGTCGCCGGTGCGCTCGGCAAGCAGCCGTTTTTACTGGTGACGTCGGCGTCGCATCTGCCGCGGGCGATGATTTTCTTTAAACGCCAGGGACTGAACCCGATACCAGCCCCCGCCAACCAGATGGCAATCGACTCGCCGCTCAATCCGTGGGAGCGCGTCTATCCGTCTTCACTGTGGCTGATGCACAGCGAACGCGCCGGTTATGAAATTCTCGGGCGCGTCTGGCAATGGGTAAAAGGCGTGGGCTCAGGCGACCCAGGGCAGAAGTGATTCCGACGCCTTACTGAACGCGGCGCGGTTCATTTTTCCGGTTTGCAGTAACTGCGCCACTTCATCCCACAGGACATAAAGCCAGCGGCGCCAGAGGAACGATTCCGCCACTGGCGCGCGCTGGAGATAGCGCCAGAAAAGGCTTTCAGCCATCGGCGTGTCGAACAGGCGAAAAAGCTCATATTCGCGCGGCGCCCAGAGCACCACGCCCGGATTCACCATTGCCAGAAGCTGATCGCTACGCGCATCTTTGAGCATACTGCGCAGGTTAAAATTGCCGTGGATCAGCACGCAATTGTCGTTGAACCCGGCGAACATCGCGTCCAGACATTCACGGGTGCGAAACAGCATCCGCTTATCCTGCATCGTCAGCCCGGTATTCTGATATTGATTGAGCGTACTCCAGAGCACTTCAACGCGCTGGCGATACCAGTGCGGCCAGAGATTCTCCTGGGTACTGTCGACGCTGCCCACGCAGCCGTGGCTGTCAACGCGGTGCCAGCTCAGCAGTGCCTCAATAATCTGATCCTGAAGCTGCTCCCAGCGCTGCGGCGTGCGCGCCGGTGCTTCCACCGGTACGCCGCGCAGGCGCTCCATCAGCAGCACGTCCGGCCCCGGATGCTCCTCATGCGTCATTACGCCATACACCACGGGCATGCGCACCGTGCCGTAACGCGCGAGAATCGACATTTTCCCGGCCTGCTGCTGCGCCAGCCCCGGCGAGGTAAAACTCCGCGCCAGCAACGGCAGCGGGTTGCCGTGGCTGTCGTAAAGCGACCAGAGCGCGGTGTCTGCTTTCTCGCTAATGCATTCAAGCCGGCTGAGTTTTTCACCTAACAGGTGACTGAGTTCTGCACGCAGTTGCTCCATTTGCCGTTACCCTTATAAACGCTACTGTTTTTATAATGGGCGTCCTTACGGCGGATGTCATCTGTTGAGATCAATTCCATGCCAGTTAGCTTAACGGTAAAGCGGCAGGTTGCCTGTCAGTCGGGCTATCTGTTTTTTCGGGCCGACCAGCCCCAGCGCCGCCATCTCGGTTTGCGCGCTGCTGGCACCCGCCAGACGGAGCTCATACTCCTCCCAGGTTTTGCACGACTGCGCCAGCGCGCTAAAGGGCAGCACCAGGATTTGCGGATCGCTCTGCGCGGCGCTAAACAGGCTTAACAGC
This sequence is a window from Cronobacter sakazakii. Protein-coding genes within it:
- a CDS encoding YcbJ family phosphotransferase, whose amino-acid sequence is MEQLRAELSHLLGEKLSRLECISEKADTALWSLYDSHGNPLPLLARSFTSPGLAQQQAGKMSILARYGTVRMPVVYGVMTHEEHPGPDVLLMERLRGVPVEAPARTPQRWEQLQDQIIEALLSWHRVDSHGCVGSVDSTQENLWPHWYRQRVEVLWSTLNQYQNTGLTMQDKRMLFRTRECLDAMFAGFNDNCVLIHGNFNLRSMLKDARSDQLLAMVNPGVVLWAPREYELFRLFDTPMAESLFWRYLQRAPVAESFLWRRWLYVLWDEVAQLLQTGKMNRAAFSKASESLLPWVA